A window of the Dickeya dianthicola NCPPB 453 genome harbors these coding sequences:
- the flgM gene encoding flagellar biosynthesis anti-sigma factor FlgM, which translates to MSIDRTQSVKPVSQVQARDTGDVAKLKRKEETGQQSGVAGTQVRLSDAQSKLMQPSSQDIDMQRVETLKQAIRDGSLKMNVGKIADALIKDAQDLISGD; encoded by the coding sequence ATGAGCATTGATCGGACCCAGTCAGTCAAACCGGTAAGCCAGGTTCAAGCCCGGGATACCGGCGACGTAGCAAAATTGAAGCGGAAGGAAGAAACCGGGCAGCAAAGCGGTGTGGCCGGTACTCAGGTTAGACTGAGCGATGCACAGTCCAAGCTGATGCAACCGTCGTCGCAGGACATCGATATGCAGCGCGTAGAAACCCTGAAGCAGGCTATTCGTGACGGTTCATTAAAAATGAACGTCGGTAAAATTGCCGATGCATTAATTAAAGATGCTCAGGACTTAATCTCAGGCGACTAA
- the flgE gene encoding flagellar hook protein FlgE, producing the protein MSFSQAVSGLNAASNNLDVIGNNIANSATVGFKASNISFADMYAGSNVGLGTRVASVLQDFSNGSITSTSRSLDVAINGNGFYRLLNTNGSVSYSRNGQFTLDSSRNIVNTQGLQLTGYPAVGTPPTIQQGADPVGLSIPETTMSAKATGTASIIASLNSSDSANVWDPTDPTNTSNYKGSITTYDSLGNAHNFALYFVKTAANSWDAYAQDTSVTGAGFQGPTTLSFNTSGALTTTSPATLTMATLNGSAASNFTLSFTGTVQQNSGSNSTKTPTQDGYEPGELTGYSISEDGSVIGSYSNKKTQLLGQIALASFANPEGLSPQGDNVWAATDSSGQAVVNLAGTGNLGKLVGKATESSNVDMSKELVNMIVAQRNYQSNAQTIKTQDQILNTLVNLR; encoded by the coding sequence ATGAGCTTTTCTCAGGCGGTCAGTGGCTTAAATGCTGCCTCTAACAATCTGGACGTGATTGGTAACAACATTGCCAACTCCGCTACCGTTGGTTTCAAGGCCAGCAATATCTCTTTTGCCGATATGTATGCTGGCTCCAACGTAGGTTTGGGGACCCGAGTTGCATCCGTACTGCAGGATTTCAGCAACGGTTCTATCACCAGTACGTCTCGTTCGTTGGATGTGGCAATCAACGGTAATGGTTTTTACCGTTTGCTCAATACCAACGGTAGCGTGTCTTACAGCCGTAACGGCCAGTTCACGCTGGATAGCAGCCGTAACATCGTTAATACGCAGGGCCTGCAGTTGACCGGCTATCCGGCCGTGGGCACGCCGCCGACCATTCAGCAGGGCGCGGATCCGGTTGGTTTGAGCATTCCGGAAACGACCATGTCGGCCAAGGCTACCGGAACGGCGTCGATTATCGCCAGCCTGAACTCGTCAGACAGCGCGAATGTTTGGGATCCCACCGATCCAACCAATACGTCAAACTATAAAGGTTCTATCACCACCTACGATAGTTTGGGTAACGCGCATAACTTCGCGCTGTATTTTGTGAAAACCGCCGCTAACAGTTGGGATGCCTATGCTCAGGATACCAGCGTCACCGGTGCGGGTTTCCAGGGGCCGACCACGCTGTCTTTCAATACCAGCGGTGCGTTGACCACAACGTCACCTGCTACGCTGACTATGGCGACTCTGAACGGTTCTGCCGCAAGCAACTTCACGCTGTCTTTCACTGGCACTGTTCAGCAGAACAGCGGCTCCAACAGCACCAAAACGCCGACTCAGGATGGCTATGAGCCGGGCGAGCTGACCGGTTACAGCATCAGTGAAGACGGCAGCGTTATCGGTTCCTACTCGAACAAGAAGACCCAACTTCTGGGGCAGATAGCCCTGGCCAGTTTCGCCAACCCGGAAGGGCTTTCTCCGCAAGGTGATAACGTCTGGGCCGCAACTGACAGTTCCGGTCAGGCAGTGGTAAACCTGGCAGGCACCGGCAATCTTGGGAAACTGGTAGGCAAAGCGACCGAAAGTTCCAACGTCGACATGAGTAAGGAACTGGTTAACATGATTGTTGCTCAGCGTAATTATCAGTCGAATGCCCAAACCATCAAAACGCAGGATCAGATTCTCAACACGCTGGTCAACCTGCGTTAA
- a CDS encoding flagellar basal body P-ring protein FlgI codes for MRITSIFTVLLAWLMMVAPPASAERIRDLVSIQGVRDNALIGYGLVVGLDGSGDQTTQTPFTTQSLNNMLSQLGITVPAGTNMQLKNVAAVMVTAKLPPFARAGQGVDVVVSSMGNAKSLRGGTLLMTPLKGVDNQIYAVAQGNVLIGGAGASAGGSSVQVNQLAGGRISGGATIERELPNTFGTGNTIMLQLNQDDFTMAQSISDAINRFGRGGSAMPLDSRTIRVVVPAGNSSQVRFLADMQNIEVNVGTLDAKVIINSRTGSVVMNRNVQLENCAVAQGNLSVTINQQNVVSQPNTPLAGGQTVVTPQTEISMRQEGGALQRVNSSANLNSVVRALNSLGATPMDLMSILQAMESAGCLRAKLEII; via the coding sequence ATGCGGATTACTTCAATCTTTACCGTTCTTCTTGCCTGGCTGATGATGGTGGCTCCGCCAGCATCGGCTGAGCGTATCCGCGATCTGGTGAGTATTCAGGGCGTGCGTGATAATGCCCTGATTGGCTATGGGCTGGTGGTGGGACTGGATGGCTCCGGTGACCAGACCACGCAGACGCCGTTCACCACGCAAAGTCTGAACAACATGCTGTCCCAACTGGGGATCACTGTGCCTGCCGGTACCAACATGCAGTTGAAAAATGTGGCTGCAGTCATGGTGACGGCCAAACTGCCGCCTTTTGCCCGCGCTGGGCAGGGGGTGGATGTGGTGGTTTCTTCTATGGGGAACGCCAAGAGCTTGCGCGGCGGCACGCTGCTGATGACGCCGCTGAAAGGGGTGGATAATCAGATCTATGCCGTCGCGCAGGGGAACGTATTGATCGGCGGCGCCGGCGCGTCCGCAGGTGGAAGCAGCGTGCAGGTAAACCAACTGGCAGGCGGCCGTATTAGCGGCGGCGCAACCATCGAGCGTGAGTTGCCCAACACCTTTGGAACCGGCAATACCATCATGCTGCAGTTAAATCAGGATGACTTCACTATGGCGCAGAGCATCAGCGACGCCATCAACCGTTTTGGCCGTGGCGGCTCGGCGATGCCGTTAGATTCCCGCACTATTCGGGTTGTGGTGCCCGCCGGCAACAGTTCTCAGGTGAGATTCCTGGCTGACATGCAGAATATTGAGGTGAATGTCGGCACGCTGGACGCCAAGGTTATCATTAACTCCCGTACTGGCTCGGTGGTCATGAATCGTAATGTCCAACTGGAAAACTGCGCGGTCGCGCAGGGTAACCTGTCGGTCACCATCAATCAGCAGAATGTGGTCAGCCAGCCGAACACGCCGCTGGCGGGTGGGCAAACGGTAGTGACGCCGCAGACGGAAATCTCCATGCGTCAGGAAGGCGGCGCGCTGCAGCGAGTCAACTCCAGTGCTAACCTTAACAGCGTGGTCAGGGCATTGAACTCGCTTGGCGCCACGCCGATGGATCTGATGTCAATCCTTCAGGCGATGGAAAGTGCAGGTTGCCTGAGAGCGAAGCTGGAAATTATCTGA
- the flgA gene encoding flagellar basal body P-ring formation chaperone FlgA, producing the protein MPDIRKYIQLSILGILFAPILVNAADLASQISRFFSDNFKGTSNTINVVVKTPEAQWPACENPQISLPGNAKMWGNLSVSVRCNQERRFVQVEVQVTGNYVVAAAPVSRGTELTSRDSRTIRGRIDQLPPRALFDPQEAQGAVALRDIAPGQPITQVMIRKPWVVRAGQNVQILAQGDGFNVRSEGKAMNNAAAGQPARARTASGQVVSGIATGDGIILISQ; encoded by the coding sequence ATGCCGGATATCAGAAAATACATACAGTTATCGATTTTAGGCATCCTGTTTGCCCCGATACTGGTGAATGCGGCCGATCTTGCATCACAAATTTCCCGTTTTTTTTCGGATAATTTTAAAGGCACATCCAATACGATTAATGTGGTGGTGAAGACGCCTGAAGCCCAATGGCCCGCCTGTGAAAATCCGCAGATTTCACTGCCGGGAAATGCCAAAATGTGGGGCAATCTTTCGGTTTCTGTTCGCTGCAACCAAGAGCGGCGTTTTGTTCAGGTCGAAGTGCAGGTTACCGGAAACTATGTGGTCGCCGCGGCGCCGGTCAGCCGGGGAACAGAACTGACGTCCCGCGATAGTCGAACCATTCGCGGCAGGATCGATCAACTTCCTCCCCGCGCCTTGTTCGATCCGCAAGAGGCTCAGGGTGCGGTGGCGCTGCGTGATATCGCACCAGGCCAACCTATTACTCAGGTTATGATTAGAAAACCCTGGGTCGTCCGCGCCGGGCAAAACGTGCAGATTCTGGCCCAAGGGGATGGTTTTAACGTGCGCAGCGAAGGAAAGGCCATGAACAATGCGGCCGCGGGTCAACCTGCCAGAGCCCGCACGGCTTCAGGGCAGGTCGTATCCGGCATCGCAACCGGGGATGGGATTATTCTGATCTCACAATAA
- a CDS encoding flagellar basal body L-ring protein FlgH → MNTKSVAALQPCRPRLLAYVMMLTLSGCAYIPHDKVVTGPTTAQPASPLQAIPNGSIFQTGQAMNYGYQPMFEDRRPRNVGDTLTIVLQENVSASKSSSANASRDASGSFGMTTTPRLLEGPLGNNRAAFNATGKDDFTGNGGANANNTFTGTITVTVDQVLTNGNLHVVGEKQIAVNQGTEFIRFSGVVNPRTISGNNTVPSTQVADARMEYVGNGYINEAQTMGWLQRFFLNVSPF, encoded by the coding sequence ATGAATACGAAGTCGGTTGCAGCGTTGCAGCCATGTCGGCCCCGTCTGCTGGCATACGTGATGATGTTAACACTGTCCGGTTGCGCCTATATACCTCATGACAAGGTGGTGACCGGGCCAACGACAGCGCAGCCAGCATCGCCTTTACAGGCTATTCCCAACGGCTCCATTTTCCAGACCGGCCAGGCGATGAACTATGGTTATCAACCGATGTTTGAGGATCGGCGTCCGAGAAACGTAGGCGATACGCTTACTATTGTGCTGCAGGAAAATGTCAGCGCCAGCAAGAGTTCGTCAGCGAATGCCAGTCGCGATGCTTCCGGCTCGTTTGGCATGACCACGACGCCGCGTTTGCTGGAAGGCCCCTTGGGCAACAACCGGGCCGCATTTAACGCTACCGGCAAAGATGACTTTACCGGGAACGGCGGCGCTAACGCGAATAATACCTTTACCGGCACCATCACGGTTACCGTGGATCAGGTGCTGACGAATGGCAACCTGCACGTTGTGGGTGAAAAACAGATTGCAGTTAATCAGGGAACCGAATTTATTCGTTTCTCCGGGGTAGTGAACCCAAGAACGATCAGCGGCAACAATACCGTACCGTCAACGCAAGTGGCGGACGCGCGTATGGAATATGTGGGTAATGGCTACATTAATGAAGCGCAGACCATGGGCTGGCTGCAACGGTTCTTCCTTAATGTTTCGCCGTTCTAA
- a CDS encoding flagellar basal body rod protein FlgF, translating to MDHAIYTAMGAASQTLEQQAVTSHNMANASTPGFRAQLAAMRAVPIQGVTNETRTLVISSTPGADTTPGSMDYTGRSIDVALSQDGWLAVRAADGSEAYTRNGNMEINANGQLTVQGKLVMGDGGPIDVPPQTQLTIGPDGTINALNPSDAASTVTQIGRLKLVKATGAEVTRGDDGFFRVSPAAQQQRGAVLQNDATVRVMPGVLEGSNVNTVESMVEMISNSRRFEMQMKVISSVDDNTQRANQILAMN from the coding sequence ATGGATCACGCTATCTATACAGCGATGGGCGCAGCGAGTCAGACGCTGGAGCAACAGGCCGTTACGTCGCACAACATGGCTAACGCCTCTACGCCGGGCTTTCGTGCGCAACTGGCTGCAATGCGTGCCGTGCCAATCCAGGGCGTGACCAATGAGACGCGTACACTGGTGATATCTTCGACTCCTGGGGCGGATACCACCCCAGGTTCGATGGATTACACCGGGCGCTCCATTGACGTTGCTCTTTCGCAGGATGGCTGGCTGGCGGTGCGTGCTGCGGATGGCAGTGAAGCCTATACCCGTAATGGTAATATGGAAATCAACGCCAACGGGCAATTGACCGTTCAGGGCAAGCTGGTGATGGGCGACGGCGGCCCGATTGACGTTCCGCCCCAGACTCAGCTCACTATCGGTCCTGATGGCACTATCAATGCGTTGAATCCTAGTGACGCCGCGAGCACGGTTACCCAAATCGGGCGCCTGAAGCTGGTCAAGGCGACGGGAGCCGAAGTGACCCGTGGCGACGACGGATTTTTCCGCGTGTCACCGGCCGCACAGCAGCAGCGCGGTGCGGTATTACAGAATGACGCAACGGTCAGGGTAATGCCGGGGGTGCTGGAAGGCAGTAACGTCAATACGGTTGAATCGATGGTGGAGATGATTTCCAACTCGCGCCGTTTTGAGATGCAGATGAAAGTGATCAGCAGCGTTGATGATAATACGCAACGTGCTAATCAGATACTTGCAATGAATTAA
- the flgG gene encoding flagellar basal-body rod protein FlgG: MIRSLWIAKTGLNAQQTNMDVISNNLANVSTNGFKRQRAVFEDLMYQTVRQPGAQSSEQTTLPSGLQLGTGVRPVATERIHTQGAFSETGNVKDLAIKGAGFFQVLMPDGTTSYTRDGSFQQDSNGQLVTSSGFQVQPAITIPANSSNLTVGRDGVVTVTQQGQVAPVQIGQLNLAMFINEAGLENLGENLYAETASSGAPTQSTPGLNGAGLIYQKFVETSNVNVAEELVSMIQTQRAYEINSKAISSTDQMLQKLTQL; encoded by the coding sequence ATGATCCGTTCTTTATGGATTGCCAAAACCGGTCTGAACGCCCAGCAAACCAACATGGATGTCATATCCAACAACTTGGCGAACGTTAGCACCAATGGTTTTAAGCGTCAGCGTGCGGTATTTGAAGACCTGATGTACCAGACTGTTCGTCAGCCAGGGGCGCAGTCTTCAGAACAGACAACACTGCCGTCTGGTCTGCAACTGGGGACGGGTGTGCGTCCGGTGGCAACCGAGCGCATTCATACGCAAGGCGCCTTTTCCGAAACCGGTAATGTGAAGGATCTGGCGATCAAAGGCGCCGGTTTCTTCCAGGTGTTGATGCCGGATGGAACCACGTCGTATACCCGCGATGGATCTTTTCAGCAAGATTCCAACGGTCAGTTGGTAACATCCAGCGGCTTCCAGGTTCAGCCGGCGATCACCATCCCGGCAAACTCCAGCAACTTGACGGTTGGCCGCGACGGGGTGGTCACTGTGACCCAGCAGGGGCAGGTCGCGCCGGTGCAGATCGGGCAGCTTAACCTGGCTATGTTCATCAACGAGGCAGGTCTGGAGAACCTGGGTGAAAACCTGTATGCGGAAACCGCCAGTTCCGGTGCGCCGACCCAGAGTACGCCAGGCTTGAACGGAGCAGGTTTGATTTATCAGAAATTCGTTGAAACATCGAACGTGAATGTCGCCGAAGAGTTGGTGTCAATGATTCAGACGCAACGTGCGTATGAAATCAACAGTAAGGCGATTTCTTCCACCGATCAGATGTTGCAGAAACTGACCCAGCTGTAA
- the flgB gene encoding flagellar basal body rod protein FlgB, giving the protein MLDKLDAALRFQQEALNLRAQRQEILAANIANADTPGYQARDIDFASELNKVMEQGRVSGQSVSLSLTSARHIPAQTVQPPELDLLYRVPTQPALDGNTVDMDRERTNFADNSLKYQGSLTLIGGQIKGMMSVLQSGSS; this is encoded by the coding sequence ATGCTCGATAAATTGGATGCCGCGCTACGGTTTCAGCAAGAAGCATTGAATCTCCGTGCCCAACGTCAGGAAATTCTGGCTGCCAATATTGCCAACGCGGATACCCCTGGTTATCAGGCGCGTGACATTGATTTCGCCAGCGAACTGAACAAGGTCATGGAACAAGGGCGTGTCAGCGGCCAGTCGGTATCGCTGAGCCTGACGTCTGCACGTCACATTCCCGCTCAGACAGTACAGCCGCCCGAACTCGATCTGCTCTACCGTGTCCCGACTCAGCCGGCTCTTGATGGAAACACGGTCGACATGGATCGCGAACGTACCAACTTCGCGGACAACAGTCTCAAGTATCAGGGCAGCCTGACGCTCATCGGCGGGCAGATCAAAGGGATGATGTCGGTACTTCAGTCCGGGTCATCATAA
- the flgC gene encoding flagellar basal body rod protein FlgC codes for MSLLNIFDISGSALSAQSQRLNVSASNLANADSVTGPDGQPYRAKQVVFEVDAAPGQATGGVKVAKVVEDPSPEKLVYQPGNPLADAKGYVRMPNVDPVNEMVNTISASRSYQANVEVLNTTKSMMLKTLTIGQ; via the coding sequence ATGTCGTTACTTAATATTTTCGATATTTCCGGCTCGGCGCTCTCTGCCCAGTCTCAACGCCTTAACGTCAGCGCCAGTAACCTGGCTAACGCCGACAGCGTTACAGGGCCTGATGGTCAGCCCTATCGCGCCAAGCAGGTGGTTTTTGAGGTCGATGCTGCTCCAGGGCAGGCGACGGGCGGTGTGAAGGTTGCCAAAGTGGTTGAAGATCCTTCTCCGGAAAAACTGGTCTATCAGCCGGGAAATCCGCTGGCCGATGCCAAAGGCTATGTCCGCATGCCGAATGTGGATCCCGTCAATGAAATGGTTAACACCATTTCAGCGTCCCGAAGCTATCAGGCGAACGTGGAAGTGTTGAATACCACAAAATCGATGATGCTGAAGACATTAACCATTGGTCAGTAA
- a CDS encoding flagellar protein FlhE: MSLPDEKFLMKKMLIAGLVSLSTGAFSFSAHAQQGGWNTSLTGPSFQYKGMLASSPALLPPPGLGVTAAQSVTVIYWQYQLKSPAPIDLAVKLCAANRCINLDGASGQTYGLQGVPANSEFRMLFYVPGSGRMVASVDVASNEISVNYK; encoded by the coding sequence GTGAGTCTTCCTGATGAAAAATTCCTGATGAAGAAAATGTTGATCGCCGGTCTTGTTAGTTTATCGACAGGGGCGTTTTCATTCAGCGCCCACGCTCAACAAGGCGGATGGAATACAAGTCTGACCGGGCCATCATTTCAATACAAGGGGATGCTGGCTTCTTCGCCGGCGTTGCTTCCTCCTCCGGGGTTGGGCGTAACTGCTGCCCAATCCGTGACGGTAATCTACTGGCAATATCAACTGAAATCCCCAGCTCCGATAGATCTTGCCGTCAAGCTTTGCGCCGCTAATCGTTGCATCAATCTCGATGGTGCCAGCGGGCAAACCTACGGATTACAGGGCGTACCCGCCAACAGCGAGTTTAGGATGTTATTCTATGTGCCCGGAAGCGGGCGGATGGTGGCATCGGTGGATGTGGCATCCAATGAAATATCGGTGAACTATAAATAG
- a CDS encoding flagella synthesis protein FlgN, whose translation MEKLVKLLEQLLFNMCELEIVLSDEQLLLCAGHVDGPALQVITDKKGSLLSTIQHLDKIRLQGESVLRVKAPYSSHVDLEQIWKNITALSESLRDKNQHNGLLLGYHLDHNEKALAVLKPRHAQSLYGPDGQSRSNPISGRRISI comes from the coding sequence ATGGAAAAGCTTGTAAAACTGCTGGAACAACTGTTGTTCAACATGTGTGAACTTGAGATTGTGCTGTCTGACGAGCAATTATTGCTCTGTGCAGGCCATGTTGATGGTCCAGCTCTGCAAGTGATTACCGATAAAAAAGGTTCTCTGTTATCGACTATCCAACATTTGGACAAAATTCGCCTACAGGGAGAATCGGTATTACGCGTGAAAGCGCCTTACTCTAGCCATGTAGATCTGGAGCAAATCTGGAAGAATATCACCGCATTAAGCGAGTCGCTGCGCGATAAAAACCAACATAATGGCTTACTGCTTGGTTATCATCTCGATCACAATGAAAAAGCACTGGCGGTGCTGAAGCCTCGTCATGCACAGTCTCTGTACGGACCAGACGGTCAATCACGTAGCAATCCGATTTCCGGTCGACGAATCAGTATCTGA
- the flgD gene encoding flagellar hook assembly protein FlgD, producing MATTSSVSGAQSTTSTASTSAVSGSTSADLQNSFLTLLVAQLKNQDPTNPMDNNQLVSQLAQLNTVSGIEKLNTTLGSISTQINSNQSIQAASLIGHGVLVPGTKVLVGNETTTPFGVELENAAENVTVNITDSSGKTVRSMELGSLSAGVHAYSWDGKASDGTTAPDGAYTISVSATSNGTQQVVEALNYAYVNGVVTNSSGALLDLGLSGQSTLDNVRQIL from the coding sequence ATGGCTACCACATCTTCTGTCAGCGGCGCCCAAAGTACTACATCAACAGCGTCGACATCGGCTGTCAGCGGAAGTACCAGTGCTGACTTACAGAATAGTTTCCTGACCTTGCTGGTTGCCCAGTTGAAAAATCAGGATCCGACCAACCCGATGGATAACAACCAGTTGGTCTCTCAGTTGGCTCAGTTAAACACAGTGAGCGGCATCGAGAAGCTGAATACCACGCTGGGATCCATTTCCACGCAAATCAACAGCAACCAGTCCATTCAGGCGGCATCATTGATTGGTCATGGCGTGTTGGTGCCGGGCACCAAAGTGCTGGTGGGCAATGAAACGACCACGCCGTTCGGTGTTGAGCTAGAAAATGCGGCGGAGAACGTGACCGTCAATATTACCGACAGCTCCGGCAAAACGGTTCGCAGTATGGAACTGGGCTCACTGAGCGCCGGGGTTCATGCCTATTCCTGGGATGGCAAGGCCTCAGACGGTACAACTGCACCAGATGGTGCTTATACGATCTCGGTTTCCGCTACCTCAAATGGTACTCAGCAGGTAGTGGAGGCTCTGAACTACGCGTACGTGAATGGTGTGGTCACCAACAGCAGCGGGGCATTACTGGATCTGGGCCTGAGCGGTCAGTCCACGCTGGATAACGTACGTCAGATTTTGTAG
- the flgJ gene encoding flagellar assembly peptidoglycan hydrolase FlgJ, whose translation MSDMKTLNNPAYETQSLNALKRDVSSHPQSREGIRAVAKQLEGVFVQMMMKSMRDALPKDGIFSSDQTRMFTSMYDQQLTQQLSSGKGLGLASVIEKQMMGQGIAGNEPASAAPFKPDGQLARAMPSFVLEQMVRKAMPTLPEKSSSLPMSSTDFISRLSTPAMLVSQQSGIPHHLIMAQAALESGWGQREIPTADGRRSHNIFGIKAGSSWDGPITEVTTTEYEQGVAKKVKAAFRVYGSYLEALNDYARLLTQNPRYAGVSAAATAEQAAVALQQAGYATDPAYAKKLVSMIQQMKNSGEKAVQAYTRDLSGIF comes from the coding sequence ATGAGCGATATGAAGACGTTGAACAATCCTGCTTATGAGACACAGTCACTTAACGCACTGAAGCGGGATGTATCAAGTCATCCTCAGAGCCGCGAAGGGATCCGGGCTGTGGCTAAGCAATTGGAAGGCGTCTTCGTGCAGATGATGATGAAGAGTATGCGTGACGCGTTGCCGAAAGATGGTATTTTCAGCAGTGATCAAACCCGCATGTTCACATCAATGTATGACCAGCAACTGACTCAGCAACTGTCGTCGGGCAAAGGGCTGGGATTGGCTTCTGTGATTGAAAAACAGATGATGGGGCAGGGCATTGCCGGGAATGAACCCGCATCGGCGGCGCCTTTCAAGCCAGACGGTCAATTAGCCCGCGCCATGCCTTCGTTTGTGCTGGAACAGATGGTGCGTAAGGCGATGCCCACGCTGCCGGAAAAATCGTCTTCGTTGCCGATGAGCAGCACCGATTTTATCTCCCGCTTATCCACGCCGGCCATGCTGGTTAGTCAGCAGAGTGGTATTCCACATCATCTGATTATGGCTCAGGCTGCCCTGGAGTCCGGTTGGGGGCAACGTGAGATCCCTACCGCCGATGGCCGTCGCAGCCACAATATCTTTGGTATTAAAGCCGGAAGTAGCTGGGATGGTCCGATCACGGAAGTGACTACGACAGAATACGAGCAGGGTGTCGCCAAAAAGGTCAAAGCTGCCTTCCGCGTGTACGGCTCTTATCTGGAAGCATTGAACGATTACGCTAGGTTGCTGACGCAGAACCCCCGTTATGCTGGTGTTTCTGCTGCGGCAACTGCGGAACAGGCTGCGGTTGCGCTGCAACAGGCAGGATATGCGACTGATCCGGCTTATGCGAAGAAGCTGGTAAGCATGATTCAGCAGATGAAAAATTCGGGTGAAAAAGCGGTTCAGGCTTATACACGCGACCTGAGCGGGATTTTCTAA